In Carya illinoinensis cultivar Pawnee chromosome 7, C.illinoinensisPawnee_v1, whole genome shotgun sequence, the following are encoded in one genomic region:
- the LOC122317534 gene encoding protein LIFEGUARD 2: MWSQPYRKTDLEAGARPLYPMMLESPELRWAFIRKIYSIITIQLLATIAVAAVVVSVHPIAYFFVSTGAGLALYIVIIILPFLVLCPLFYYHQKHPLNYLLLGIFTVSLAFVVGLTCAFTSGKIILESVILTAVVVVSLTLYTFWAARRGHDFSFLGPFLFGAVLILIVYAMIQILFPLGKISVTIYGCLASLIFCGYIIYDTDNLIKRYSYDEYIWAAVSLYLDIINLFLSILTIFRATD; the protein is encoded by the exons ATGTGGAGCCAGCCTTACCGGAAGACTGACTTGGAGGCCGGAGCGAGGCCTCTTTACCCAATGATGCTGGAGAGTCCGGAACTCCGGTGGGCCTTCATCCGCAAAATTTACTCGATAATCACCATCCAACTGCTCGCCACCATCGCTGTCGCCGCCGTGGTCGTTTCGGTTCACCCGATCGCATACTTCTTCGTCAGCACTGGGGCCGGTCTCGCTCTCTACATCGTAATCATCATCCTGCCCTTCCTCG TATTGTGTCCGTTATTCTACTACCACCAGAAGCATCCGCTGAATTACCTCCTCCTCGGAATTTTCACCGTTTCTCTTGCTTTTGTGGTGGGATTGACTTGTGCATTTACAAGTG GGAAGATTATTTTGGAATCCGTCATTCTGACGGCTGTTGTAGTTGTGAGTCTTACTCTCTACACATTCTGGGCGGCAAGGAGGGGCCATGATTTCAGCTTTCTTGGCCCCTTCTTGTTTGGTGCTGTGCTTATTCTCATAGTGTACGCAATGATTCAG ATTCTATTTCCGCTTGGCAAGATTTCCGTGACGATATATGGATGCTTAGCATCGCTTATATTTTGTGGTTACATAATTTACGACACTGATAATTTGATCAAACGGTACTCCTATGATGAATACATCTGGGCTGCAGTCTCCTTGTATTTGGATATCATCAACCTCTTCCTCTCGATTCTAACTATTTTCAGGGCTACCGATTGA